GCCCGCCGTGGGTATGCCCTGAGAGTACAACATCCACCCTCTTTCTATGTGCCTCTATCTCCACATTGATATCCGGGTTATGGCTTAACAAAACCTTAACGGTATCATCCCTAAGCCCCTTAAAAGCATCTCTGAGGGAGCAGGACTTTTCCCAGTAATCATCAACACCCAGGATGTCTATCTGTCCGCCGTCACCTGCTAAGGTGACGTTTTCGTTCCTAAGCCATTTTACACCTAATTGCCGCTCAAAGGTGGAGTAAATTGCATCAATCGCCTCCTTGCCGCACCAGAAGTCGTGGTTTCCTAAAACCCCGTAAATCCCTAACGGTGCACTGAGCCCTTTAAGTGCCCGTGCACAACTATCGACATATTTTACATCAAACTTTTCCAGACTTTCGCTTTTGCTGCCCCCGACCTCATTTGTGCCGGTTACAAAATCCCCTGTTAAGGCTATCATATCCGGCCTCTCCCTCATAGCCATTTCCCTTGCTTTTGAAATAACAGCCTCACCGACTAAAAAAGAACTGTGAAAATCACTTAGAAGTGCTATCTTAAAGCCTCTGAAAAATAACGGCAAATTGCGTATTTTTAAATCCGCCCTGCTAAGCTGTAACTGATACCTTGTTGTATTATAAAAGCCCTTCAGTCCGGTAAACAACATGCCGCCCCTTAAGAGGTTAACCAAAAAAGCCCTTCTTGTCATAATAACGCAATAATTCTATTGCCTGATTCTCTGAATATCAGCCCCAATACTTGAAAGCTTAGCCTCTATTTTTTCATAGCCGCGGTCAAGATGGTAAATTCTGTCTATTACAGTCTCACCGGAAGCGGCAAGTGCCGCTACTACCAGGGATGCACTTGCCCTGAGGTCGGTTGCCATAACCTGAGCACCCAGTAGCTTGCTTACACCCTTTACGGTAGCCACATTATCCTCAGCCTCAATGTTGGCCCCCATTCGCCTTAATTCGGCCACATGCATAAAACGGTTTTCAAAAATTGTCTCTCTGATGACACTAGTTCCGTCCGCCACACACATCATGGCCATAAGCTGTGCCTGCATGTCTGTGGGAAAGCCCGGATATGGCTGTGTTCTAATATCTGTAGCCTTAAGAGTGCCCGATTGCGGCCCTGTTACTCTGAGTCCTCCGGAGTCTTCTTTTATTACAATGCCGGTCTCTCTGAATTTTTCCATCACCAGTCCAACATGTGAAACCTCACAGTTTTTAATCAGGATGTCACCGCCGGTTATTCCGGCAAAGGCCATAAAAGTGCCGGTCTCTATCCTGTCGGGTATCACTCTGTGATTGGCGGGTTTCAACTCTTTCACTCCCTCGATTTCTATAATGGATGAGCCTGCGCCTGTTATATGAGCTCCCATCTGAATTAAAGCTGCTGCAAGGTCACATACTTCCGGTTCACGGGCTGCATTTTCAAGCCGTGTTACTCCATCTGCAAACACGGCGGCCATCATTAAATTTTCCGTACCTGTTACCGTCACCGTGTCAAATGGTATTGTGGCGCCCTTAAGCCGCTTAGCCTTTGCAATTACGTATCCCTGTGAGAGGGTTATATCCGCCCCCATTTTCTCAAGCCCCATCAGGTGAAGGTTTATCGGCCTTGCCCCTATGGCGCATCCTCCGGGAAGTGACACTTTTGCATAACCAAAACGCGCCATAAGCGGCCCAAGGGTCAACACCGATGCCCTCATGGTCTTTACAAGCTCATAAGGTGCCTCCACTGTTTCCACCCCGCCGGTATTTATCCTCAGAGCCGCTCCATCCCTGCTAACCTCCCCCCCCATACTCTGAAGCACTGTTGACATGGTTTTTATGTCTTTTAAATCAGGGATGTTGTACAGGATGTTTTGTGCAGGGCTTAATATCGTTGCAGCCATGATGGGAAGCGCTGCATTCTTTGCTCCGCTTATCTCCACCTCCCCATGAAGTTTCCCGCCCCCTCTTATTAATAACTTATCCATTTATTCTCCCTTTTTATGGAAATAACTCTTTGGTCATCTCTGATATTGTTAACGTCCTGAGTCTGTTGTCATAGTAAACAGTTACGAGTTCATGTCTTTGTTTAACCTGAGACAATACATCATCCAGCCCTGTCATGCCAAGCCTTTTGGCTGCAATTACCGCATTTACACACACATCTGCTTCTCTATGCAGAAAGCACTCTTTCACCAGTATGTAGGGAAAATCGGCGATGTACTCTTTGTGAATCTCTCCAATTCGTCCAATAGCATACAGCACACCGGCAAGAAAAATATTATCTTCAGTCTCTGAATGTGAGTAGCCGACAATTATGGCCGGTATGTCTGTAAATGGCCTTGGATTTTCCCTAACCACCTCACCCAGTATCTCAGGCACCATCCACGGGATTGTGCCCGACTCGTCACTCATATTCCAGATAAGCCTCTGCACCTGACCGCGCGCCTCCTGTGAGTCCGTCTCCGCCATGCGCCCTATTATCTGACCGGTTAACAACGCCGCCTTCCAACTGCCCTCCAATGTCTTATCGTAAGACATAGACACCAATGCACTCAGCACTCTTTTGTCTTCTTTTACAAATTCCTCTATTTCTGAGAACTCATTTCTCTCTATGTGGGCTTTTATCTTTTGTTTTAATTGCCTTATAGATATTTCGTTTTTTTTAAGATTCTTTAAAAAGCTCTCCATCATCTATCCCCCCCTTGCTCTTTTGTACTGCTCTGCGGCATTTATCATACCCTTTACCCATTCATCAGCTCCAAGGGCGTGAAGGTGCGTGTAACAGGCAAATACATTTTTATAACATGCTCCATCCTGACCGTTAAAAATCCCCTTACCCCTTTTCATCTTTAAAGCAAAATCCAGTTGCCTTGAGCTTGAAACACTTACTCTTGAGTAGTGAAACTCATGTCCCCTAAGCAACACATTGTTAGCAAAAAACGGAGTTTCTTTAACCGTTTCCACTACCGTGTATCCGTGTGCCTGAGGTTTTGCCTCCATTTCAAAGTCAAACGGAAAGATTCCGGTCATCGGATATCTTGTATCGCCGATGGTTATGCTGCTGCCAAGAAACATCAGTCCGCCACATTCGGCATAGACGGGAAGGCCATTCTCTATGGCCTCTTTTAGCTGTTTCCTGAAATCTGCATTTTCCGAGAGTTTTATAGCGTTTATTTCAGGAAAGCCGCCTCCGATATAAAGAGCATCCAGCTCGGGCAGCGTTGTTTGCGCAACAGCGCTTAACTCTATAAGCTTTGCACCTGCTTTTCTTAATTCATCCAGATTCTCAGGATAGTAGAACTGAAAAGCGGCGTCTTTTATAATGCCGATTATTACCTTTTCACTGTTGACATATACTGCCTCATCCGGCGGAGGGAGGCATAGTGTGTCTGTGTCCATGCCCACTTCCCATAGTTTATCGGTATCCACACAGTCCCTTACAAGCATACACATCTCGTTAAGAGCCCTTTGAGCCTGTAAGTGTTCCTCGGCGGTTACAAGCCCCATGTGTCTTTCAGGCAAAAGGACTCTGGATACTTTTTTGAGCGCTCCAAGAACCGGTACACCGGAGTAGCCTTCCACTGCTTCAACGATAACCGACTCATGCCGCTGGTTTGACACATTGTTAAGCACAACGCCTTTTATTCTGACTCTGCGGTCAAACTCAACAATACCCTTTACAATTACACCCACAGTTGTAGTAACCTTTATGCAGTCAACAACAAGGATAACCGGTGCGTCAAGAAGTAAGGAAAGAGAGGCGGTGCTGAAAGTGCCCTTTGAGTCCACACCGTCATAGAGCCCCCTGTTTCCCTCTATTACAATGAAGTCGGCCTCCTTAGAGTTATTTGATATAGATTGCAGGATTTTGTCTTGCGGAATGATAAATGTATCAAGGTTATAACACTGCCGGCCGGCAGCCTGAGAGAGCCATCCGGCATCTATATAATCCGGACCCTTTTTAAAAGGAACAATGCGGCGCCGGCTGTCACTCCAGTGCTTTAAAAGCCCCAAAGACAGCGTAGTCTTCCCTGAGCCGCCCCTGAGGCCGCCTATTATCAGCCTGCCTACAGACATAAATATATGTTACAGAGAATTATTTTGTACATCTCTTCTATTTAACTATTTAGAAATAAAAAAAAGCAAATGGTTTTATGCCTGATACTAATGCCAAGTAGCAGTCCCCCTTTAAAGGACTTGTTAATCAAACAAAAGAAGAAAATGCGGAAGCGGGATGTAAAACAGGCAGTCTCTTTTTCCAAAGTCATCCCATTGTTTTGTAACTACGATGCCGTTTTGGTCAAACTGTTTACATAGTGTTCTTATAACCTTAAGTTGTCCTGCATTAATATTGTTTTTGTACTTAACCTCAACCGGTAAATATCTGCCGGCGCCGGCAGATACAATAAAATCAACCTCTCGTGTTTTATCCCTGTAGTAGCCGATATTAACAACACCCTGCCATTTTTTAAGGGCATTGAATACGAGGTTTTCGGCATACAACCCCACTGTGGCCTCATCTTCTAAAAGCGTGTCACCTATACGCAGCACTGCGTTTCTGAGGGCAAGGTCTGTCAGATAACACTTAATGTTGCCACGTCGTGTGCTTATATAGCTTTTGCTGAACCGGTCAATATG
Above is a window of Nitrospirae bacterium YQR-1 DNA encoding:
- a CDS encoding metallophosphoesterase, with the translated sequence MTRRAFLVNLLRGGMLFTGLKGFYNTTRYQLQLSRADLKIRNLPLFFRGFKIALLSDFHSSFLVGEAVISKAREMAMRERPDMIALTGDFVTGTNEVGGSKSESLEKFDVKYVDSCARALKGLSAPLGIYGVLGNHDFWCGKEAIDAIYSTFERQLGVKWLRNENVTLAGDGGQIDILGVDDYWEKSCSLRDAFKGLRDDTVKVLLSHNPDINVEIEAHRKRVDVVLSGHTHGGQVVLPIVGSPFLPSTMGQKYLRGIIKDDSRQTCVTNGIGINIVPLRYNCPPEVTLITLYGE
- the murA gene encoding UDP-N-acetylglucosamine 1-carboxyvinyltransferase codes for the protein MDKLLIRGGGKLHGEVEISGAKNAALPIMAATILSPAQNILYNIPDLKDIKTMSTVLQSMGGEVSRDGAALRINTGGVETVEAPYELVKTMRASVLTLGPLMARFGYAKVSLPGGCAIGARPINLHLMGLEKMGADITLSQGYVIAKAKRLKGATIPFDTVTVTGTENLMMAAVFADGVTRLENAAREPEVCDLAAALIQMGAHITGAGSSIIEIEGVKELKPANHRVIPDRIETGTFMAFAGITGGDILIKNCEVSHVGLVMEKFRETGIVIKEDSGGLRVTGPQSGTLKATDIRTQPYPGFPTDMQAQLMAMMCVADGTSVIRETIFENRFMHVAELRRMGANIEAEDNVATVKGVSKLLGAQVMATDLRASASLVVAALAASGETVIDRIYHLDRGYEKIEAKLSSIGADIQRIRQ
- the cobB gene encoding hydrogenobyrinic acid a,c-diamide synthase (glutamine-hydrolyzing), coding for MSVGRLIIGGLRGGSGKTTLSLGLLKHWSDSRRRIVPFKKGPDYIDAGWLSQAAGRQCYNLDTFIIPQDKILQSISNNSKEADFIVIEGNRGLYDGVDSKGTFSTASLSLLLDAPVILVVDCIKVTTTVGVIVKGIVEFDRRVRIKGVVLNNVSNQRHESVIVEAVEGYSGVPVLGALKKVSRVLLPERHMGLVTAEEHLQAQRALNEMCMLVRDCVDTDKLWEVGMDTDTLCLPPPDEAVYVNSEKVIIGIIKDAAFQFYYPENLDELRKAGAKLIELSAVAQTTLPELDALYIGGGFPEINAIKLSENADFRKQLKEAIENGLPVYAECGGLMFLGSSITIGDTRYPMTGIFPFDFEMEAKPQAHGYTVVETVKETPFFANNVLLRGHEFHYSRVSVSSSRQLDFALKMKRGKGIFNGQDGACYKNVFACYTHLHALGADEWVKGMINAAEQYKRARGG